The Thermoplasmatales archaeon genome segment CAGTAGTAGTATTTATAGTTACAGATGATAGGATTTTTAATGATGAATCATGTGCATGCTGCGCCCAGAATATGATGCTTTATGCATGGAGCGTTGGTATTGGAAGTTGCTGGATAGGCTTTGCAAAATTTCTTGAGATGAACAGGGATATTATGAAAAAAATTGGTGTGCCAGATGGCTATCATATTTCTGCCTGTCTTACATTTGGTTATCCAGATAAAATCCCGCAAACACCTTTAAGAAATCCGATGGCGGACATAATAAAATGGATTGATTAAATCATTTCCCTAGCAACTTTTGCAATATTCTCAGCAGTGAGCCCGTATTTTTCGAGCAATTCTTCTGCTTCTCCGCTTTCTCCAAAAACATCATTTATTCCTATTCTATGCATCTGGGTTGGCTTCCTTTGAATTGCCATCGCAATCGCATCTCCAAGCCCACCTATTACTGTATGCTCCTCGCAGGTTATTATTCTTCCTGTTTTGCTTGCCTTTTCAACAACTTTCTTATCAATTGGCTTTATTGTGGGCATATGAACAACCATTGCATCTATTCCTTCTTTCTTCAAAATTTCTCCCGCCTTTATTGCTTCTGCTGTCATTGTTCCTGTTGCTATTATTGCAACATCGTCTCCGTCTTTTAAAATATATCCCTTTCCTATCTTAAATTCTCCATGCTTTTCAAATATAACAGGAGCATCAGCCCTTCCAATGCGAACATAGCAAGGCCCATAATAGTTTGCAATCTCGGGAACAACATCTTCCATTTCAGTGGCATCAGCTGGAGCAATAACCGTCATGTTTGGCAAAGCTCTCATCAAAGCAATATCCTCAAGCATTTGGTGGCTTGCCCCGTCTCCTCCAACAGATACGCCCGCATGCGTCGCAACAATTTTTACATTTAGGCAGGGATATGCTATTGACTGGCGGATTGCATCATAACATCTTCCTGTTGCAAAAACCGCGAATGTGGAGGCAAAAACTATCTTTCCACATGTTGCAAGGCCAGCTGCTATTCCCATCATATTTGCTTCCGCAATTCCAACATCAAAAAAGCGGTCTGGAAAAACTGTTCCAAATCTTTTTGTTTTTGTTGAAAGGGCTAAATCTGCATCGAGCACAACTACATCCTTATTTTTATTTCCCAATTCAATCAATGCGGAGCTGTATGCATCTCTTAAATTCCTCTTTTCTTTAAACATCTAACTCACGCTCCTCTTGTTCAAGCTCACTTATCGCTTTCATGTATTGTTCATGTGAAGGTGCTTTTCCATGGAATGATAGAGTTCCTTCCATAAATGACACACCTTTTCCTTTTATTGTGTTTGCTACTATTATTGTTGGCTTTCCATTTTTCTTTATATTGTGAAATGTATCCAAAATTTCTTCAATATTATGCCCATCTATTTCAATCACATTCCATCCAAAAGCACGCCATCTCCAGGCAATTGGTTCAATATGCATTATTTCTTCAGTTGGCCCATCTATCTGCAAGCCATTTCTATCAAGAATAGCAATTAAATTATCGAGCTTGAAATGAGAGGCAGAATTTGCTGCTTCCCATACCTCCCCCTCCTGCAATTCCCCGTCTCCAAGTATAACAAAAACTCTGTAATCCTTTTTATCAATTTTTCCGGCGAGAGCCATTCCAACAGCAACACTCAATCCATGCCCGAGCGAGCCAGTTGACATATCCACGCCTGGCACCTTCCTCATGCAAGGATGTCCCTGAAGGAAATGTCCAGTTTTTCGAAGATTTTTTAGTTCATCGACAGGGAAATAGCCAGACAAAGCAAGAGCGGCATATAGTGCGGGGCATGCATGCCCTTTCGAAAGAACAAGCCTGTCTCTATCCTCCCATTTAGGATTTTTTGGGTTGTGT includes the following:
- a CDS encoding transketolase family protein — its product is MFKEKRNLRDAYSSALIELGNKNKDVVVLDADLALSTKTKRFGTVFPDRFFDVGIAEANMMGIAAGLATCGKIVFASTFAVFATGRCYDAIRQSIAYPCLNVKIVATHAGVSVGGDGASHQMLEDIALMRALPNMTVIAPADATEMEDVVPEIANYYGPCYVRIGRADAPVIFEKHGEFKIGKGYILKDGDDVAIIATGTMTAEAIKAGEILKKEGIDAMVVHMPTIKPIDKKVVEKASKTGRIITCEEHTVIGGLGDAIAMAIQRKPTQMHRIGINDVFGESGEAEELLEKYGLTAENIAKVAREMI
- a CDS encoding transketolase, with amino-acid sequence MHEEKLVKEIKRTALQIRKWVIESIYRAGSGHPGGSLSIADIIACLYFHEMRHNPKNPKWEDRDRLVLSKGHACPALYAALALSGYFPVDELKNLRKTGHFLQGHPCMRKVPGVDMSTGSLGHGLSVAVGMALAGKIDKKDYRVFVILGDGELQEGEVWEAANSASHFKLDNLIAILDRNGLQIDGPTEEIMHIEPIAWRWRAFGWNVIEIDGHNIEEILDTFHNIKKNGKPTIIVANTIKGKGVSFMEGTLSFHGKAPSHEQYMKAISELEQEERELDV